The following proteins are co-located in the Candidatus Competibacteraceae bacterium genome:
- a CDS encoding BrnA antitoxin family protein gives MRDHYDFSDSVPNPYAQRLKKQITIRLDEDTVEYFKKMAEEKGIPYQSLINLYLRDCAQTNRDLKMQWQ, from the coding sequence ATGCGTGATCATTACGATTTCTCAGACTCAGTACCAAACCCGTATGCTCAAAGACTAAAGAAACAGATCACTATTCGCTTGGACGAGGACACCGTGGAATATTTCAAGAAGATGGCGGAGGAAAAAGGCATACCATATCAAAGTCTCATCAATCTTTATCTTCGAGATTGCGCGCAGACTAATCGAGACCTCAAGATGCAATGGCAGTAG
- a CDS encoding AAA family ATPase, whose amino-acid sequence MLEELKIDFSVYKNNIETPIFHRIKFNKEGFSNSANVYLTKASFYDVRTSRNYRIFPWHDYRARDFLGFELDQESPALGTATLIGMFKPSQNDLEDVQYITNQGKSYFSSAYKAIESEFSKKEEEPEEVLETKKINIESFMKMGEIIPTGAQGKAIYGEGNYIIDGPAGTGKSTTVLQKIKIIQNQNVSLNQIVILVKNEQVVQAFNGLLQSIGVTNFGIYSVDQFIDEIGYSRNDMTDQNLISYKNKALNFIKLFEACTNINNRTRNNQSSQSKNIEQDNELKDKINRSKKLFSIFLEFIKDCDALSQSKIDNSIEFSSFEKAISENYNEFKLQLENDFLSKNKELTNFNVAESIRKKCNTLYKSQQIQLSSKRKKLDKKEKKLMAKAENKLGKLEKEFYSDNTFNLISEDDIEADFLARYANKYKKFMSTYHTIIIDEAQDVSSSKIEIVRLYASNIILTGDELQKETSDGIGNWSNILNKEAFFKDDDDTLNIYKLKHNFRQTYELGNMSYNYRQLVLKQPIIDIKDEYFENQKGFRKPEFVLINEDNDFINLVKNKIRYIKTSFTTNFPLVIFYENNTTLSKFKRILNSENIAYTVDIDFNKEVFLLNVEKIAGREFPVVITPVSSRTLPNSIYIMISRVKFDLSIITFSKKIENHIETLIKKEIILSRQ is encoded by the coding sequence ATGTTAGAAGAACTAAAAATAGATTTCTCTGTATACAAAAACAATATTGAAACTCCAATTTTTCATAGGATTAAATTTAACAAAGAAGGATTCTCAAATTCTGCAAATGTATATTTAACAAAAGCTAGTTTTTATGATGTGCGAACATCCCGTAATTATCGGATATTTCCTTGGCATGATTATCGAGCTAGAGACTTTCTTGGTTTTGAATTAGACCAAGAAAGTCCCGCCTTGGGTACGGCTACTTTAATTGGTATGTTTAAACCCAGCCAAAATGATTTAGAAGATGTTCAGTATATTACTAATCAAGGAAAGTCATATTTTTCAAGCGCATATAAAGCAATTGAATCCGAATTTTCTAAAAAAGAGGAGGAACCAGAAGAAGTACTGGAAACAAAGAAAATAAATATAGAAAGCTTTATGAAAATGGGAGAAATAATACCTACTGGTGCGCAGGGGAAAGCTATATATGGTGAAGGTAATTATATAATTGATGGACCGGCTGGAACTGGTAAATCTACCACTGTTCTTCAAAAAATAAAAATAATTCAAAACCAAAATGTATCTTTAAATCAAATTGTTATTCTCGTTAAAAATGAACAGGTTGTTCAAGCTTTTAATGGACTGTTGCAGTCAATTGGTGTTACAAACTTTGGCATTTATTCAGTAGATCAATTTATTGATGAGATTGGGTACAGTAGAAATGATATGACAGACCAAAACTTAATCAGCTATAAAAATAAGGCTTTAAATTTTATTAAGTTATTTGAAGCTTGTACAAATATTAACAATAGAACACGCAATAACCAAAGTAGTCAGTCAAAAAATATTGAGCAAGATAATGAATTAAAAGATAAAATAAATAGAAGCAAAAAACTTTTTAGTATTTTCTTGGAATTTATTAAAGATTGCGACGCTCTATCTCAATCAAAAATCGATAATAGTATAGAGTTTTCATCGTTTGAAAAAGCCATATCCGAAAATTATAATGAATTCAAATTGCAACTTGAAAATGATTTTTTGTCAAAAAACAAAGAATTAACTAATTTTAATGTGGCAGAAAGTATTCGTAAAAAATGTAATACTCTTTATAAATCTCAACAAATACAACTTAGCAGCAAAAGAAAAAAATTAGATAAGAAAGAAAAAAAATTAATGGCTAAAGCTGAAAATAAGCTAGGAAAATTAGAGAAAGAATTTTATTCTGATAATACATTTAATTTAATTTCTGAGGACGACATAGAAGCCGATTTCCTTGCAAGGTATGCAAATAAATATAAAAAATTTATGAGTACTTATCATACTATTATTATCGATGAGGCCCAAGATGTTTCTTCTTCTAAAATAGAAATAGTTAGACTATATGCGTCAAACATAATTTTAACAGGCGATGAACTACAAAAGGAAACCTCAGATGGAATTGGCAATTGGAGTAATATTCTAAATAAGGAGGCTTTCTTCAAAGACGATGACGATACCCTTAACATATACAAACTTAAGCATAATTTTAGGCAAACTTATGAACTGGGTAATATGAGTTATAACTATAGACAATTGGTTTTAAAACAACCTATCATTGATATAAAAGACGAGTATTTTGAAAATCAAAAAGGTTTTAGAAAGCCTGAGTTTGTATTAATAAATGAAGACAATGACTTTATAAATCTGGTTAAAAACAAGATACGCTATATTAAAACTTCATTTACCACAAATTTTCCTTTAGTTATTTTTTACGAGAATAATACAACTTTATCTAAATTTAAGAGAATACTAAATTCTGAAAATATAGCGTACACAGTAGATATTGATTTTAATAAAGAAGTTTTTTTATTAAATGTAGAAAAAATAGCTGGAAGAGAATTTCCCGTCGTTATAACGCCTGTCAGCAGTCGTACCCTTCCAAATTCGATTTACATTATGATCAGTCGAGTAAAATTTGATCTTTCTATTATTACTTTTAGTAAAAAAATAGAAAATCACATTGAAACTTTAATAAAAAAAGAAATAATCTTATCAAGACAATAA
- the lpxB gene encoding lipid-A-disaccharide synthase: MHIVLVAGELSGDLLGAGLITALRTHYPHARFSGIGGPGMIERGLRSLVPLERLAVMGLVEVLRHLPELLRIRRRLYRELLADPPAVFVGIDAPDFNLGLERRLRIRGIPTVHYVSPSVWAWRPWRVRKIARSVNLILTLLPFEAVFYQRHGVPVRYVGHPLADSISPHNDPLLARQLLHLQAPAEARIVALLPGSRRGEVGRLGPLLLDTATWLWARRPELHFLLPAATPKLFEVLESMRAERVPTLPLTLVHGQPREAMAAADVVLLASGTATLEAMLLKRPMVVAYRVAPVTAWIARRLLTVSHFALPNLLAGRALVPEFVQEAATVENLGSAVLRWLDDATARTELVTEFDALHAQLRCDASRRAAAAVAELLEQG; the protein is encoded by the coding sequence ATGCACATCGTGCTGGTGGCCGGCGAGCTGTCGGGCGATTTGCTGGGCGCTGGCCTCATCACCGCCTTGAGGACGCATTACCCGCATGCCCGCTTCAGCGGCATCGGCGGACCCGGCATGATCGAGAGGGGATTGCGTAGTCTGGTGCCATTGGAACGACTGGCGGTGATGGGTCTGGTCGAGGTCTTGCGCCATCTGCCGGAACTGCTGCGCATTCGGCGGCGGCTGTACCGGGAATTGCTTGCCGATCCGCCGGCGGTGTTCGTCGGGATCGACGCGCCCGATTTCAATCTGGGTCTGGAACGCCGGCTGCGGATTCGCGGTATTCCGACCGTGCATTACGTCAGCCCTTCGGTGTGGGCGTGGCGGCCCTGGCGGGTGCGCAAGATCGCTCGGTCAGTCAATCTGATATTGACCTTGCTGCCGTTCGAGGCCGTGTTCTATCAGCGCCATGGCGTACCGGTGCGTTATGTCGGCCATCCGCTGGCCGATAGCATTTCCCCGCATAACGATCCCTTGCTGGCTCGGCAATTGTTGCATTTGCAGGCGCCGGCCGAGGCGCGCATCGTTGCCTTGTTGCCCGGCAGTCGCCGAGGTGAAGTCGGTCGGTTGGGGCCGTTGTTGCTGGATACCGCAACCTGGCTGTGGGCGCGGCGGCCCGAGTTGCATTTCCTGCTGCCGGCGGCGACGCCCAAGCTGTTCGAGGTATTGGAGTCGATGCGGGCCGAACGGGTGCCAACCTTGCCGTTGACCTTGGTGCATGGGCAGCCCCGCGAGGCGATGGCGGCCGCCGATGTGGTGTTATTGGCATCGGGAACCGCGACGCTGGAGGCGATGTTGCTTAAGCGGCCGATGGTGGTCGCGTATCGAGTGGCGCCGGTGACGGCCTGGATCGCCCGGCGCTTGCTGACGGTCTCGCATTTTGCCTTGCCCAATTTGCTAGCTGGACGCGCCTTGGTGCCGGAGTTCGTGCAGGAGGCGGCGACGGTGGAGAATCTGGGGTCGGCGGTGCTGCGCTGGCTGGACGATGCGACCGCCCGCACGGAGCTGGTGACGGAGTTCGATGCCCTGCACGCGCAACTGCGTTGCGATGCCAGTCGGCGGGCGGCGGCGGCGGTTGCGGAGTTGTTGGAGCAGGGCTGA
- a CDS encoding Txe/YoeB family addiction module toxin, which translates to MSWKIVFTKHAQKDAKKLASSGLKTKAQSLLTLLESNPYQNPPPFEKLVGDLSGAYSRRINIQHRIVYQVLENERVVKILRMWTHYE; encoded by the coding sequence GTGAGTTGGAAAATAGTATTTACCAAACACGCTCAAAAAGATGCGAAGAAACTGGCATCCTCAGGATTAAAAACAAAGGCGCAGTCTTTGCTTACCTTATTGGAGAGCAATCCATATCAAAACCCGCCACCCTTTGAGAAATTGGTTGGAGATCTGTCCGGGGCGTATTCCCGTCGTATTAATATTCAGCATCGCATCGTGTATCAAGTTTTAGAGAATGAACGAGTAGTAAAAATACTTCGTATGTGGACACACTATGAATAG
- a CDS encoding type II toxin-antitoxin system Phd/YefM family antitoxin: MTILNATEARSKLYSLIDEAATSHQPIVIKGKRGNAVLVSEEDWNAISETLYLLSVPGMRESLKKGMETPSSECAEELDW; this comes from the coding sequence ATGACTATTCTCAATGCCACAGAAGCTAGATCTAAACTCTATAGTTTGATCGATGAGGCGGCCACTTCTCACCAACCGATTGTAATAAAAGGAAAAAGAGGTAATGCCGTTCTGGTCTCGGAAGAAGATTGGAACGCTATATCAGAAACCCTCTATCTACTATCTGTACCAGGAATGAGGGAATCGTTAAAGAAGGGTATGGAAACACCGAGTTCTGAGTGTGCCGAGGAACTCGATTGGTGA